The following is a genomic window from Xiphophorus couchianus chromosome 5, X_couchianus-1.0, whole genome shotgun sequence.
AATAAGTTTGTAAGTTTCCCTTCAACTTGAGTGTTTAAGTAGTACTAAATTTTAATTTGggaaaatttaaagaaaacctttcaagtgcttattttgaaatcaaaaatagatttttaaatggATGCCAAAGACATTTTGGGTTGTGGTTAAGATGATCTGTCtattatttctgtctttatcCTCAAAACCACCAGTCTtcttgtgagttttattttatactggTTCCACAAACCTATTATAATATAGTCCCGTATGCTGTCAACACCAGCATTAATGTCTTTCTTTTAGCAAGTTGTTATCTCAGATGGTCTATTGTCATCCCCCATGTGTGTCATCAGTGCAAAGCCAAAGCACTATCAGTGCAACTTTCCTGTTTTCGGAGGAAGTGTGTCTCACAGCAAAGGCGTCTGGACAATGGAAGAGGTGGAGCTACTACTTCTCCATTTTTAAGATTTGGGTGGCAAACCTATGGTTCTACTGAAGACTTTGCTTTGAGATTTTCTCACTATCAGTGCAACAAAATCCTAGTAACTCTTTTCCAGCCTTAATCTGCTTGTAATCTAGTCTTAATTACCTGGAAAGATATGcaagaagtttaaaaaataacacaagttGTCAAAATATCAAACACTTATATACATAAAACACTGTAAACATCATATTCTGAGCAGGAAACGAGAGAGAGTCCCATGAAGTCTAGCTGTCTTTATTATTCTGCTCAGAGTTTGCCTTTGACCTGTTTCCTCGGGAACAAATACTCTTGCTTTTGCTCAGGATGCTGGTGTCGACTCGAGACAGGGTACACATGCTGCTCTGGTGACACGGCCGAAGTCTGGTGCTTTGGAGCTCCAGCTCGTCGTAACTTGACATCCGGATGAAGGGACAGCAGCGGAAGACCTGCTTGAAGCCAGCCCTGAAtctgcagtaaaaacaaacaatggctCATTGTGCTTGTAAGATGTTTAGATGTActgttgagtgtttttttttttttataccaacCTGCTGTTGAGGCAGCAGTAGATGATGGGATTATACATGGTGGAGCTCATGGCCAGCCAAAGCACTGACAGGTAAATCTGCTGGATGTACTTCCACTTGATCAGACGTTTATTGAGACCGGTCACAATGAAGTAGACATGATATGGCAACCAGCAGAGGGCAAACGTCACCACCACAATGAGCATCATTTTCACCACCTCaataaagaagcagaaaaaggcaaaaaattaTAGAAGGTATTATTTACTACaatcaaattaataataatacattttatttatgaagcgtTTTTCAAGACACTCAAAGACACTGTGCGGTAATAAAGATTAAAGACAACAACAATAGTAACCGCAAGCAATCAGAACAATCACGGATGGGTTGAGGGAGTAagattaatgatttattttacagtatACATTAACCGCAAGAGGAGAGATGCACTGTATGAGGTTATTGCTGTTAGTGCTAATTTCCACTCGTAGTCCCCAACCCAGCTGATatatttcttaaagaaaaaagaaaaaggcttgAAAGATGGAGCAGGTCAGAGAGGTGTGAGGGGACCAGATTATGGAGGGCTTTGAAGGTGATGAGGATTAGAAATTCACAGATATGAGCATCAATATAAACTCAGGTTCTTTTTCTAACTCTAGTTCTTGTGCTTGCTGTCATCCTCCCTCTGCACGCATTTTTGAGATATCTGCTCATAGTTGCCATGCTGAAATCATGAAGGACTTAGAGACTCCAGTGAAATCTACTGAAGACCAAAGTAGGAAGTAATTATTGACCAACTAAACTAATTAGATTCAACTAACTAGATTTTACCCAGATAAATCTACAgcaataacttttaaaacaatcagTGCCTTCAAATACATATTGAATGTATTTGAAGTCACACTCCTAGTGTGACTTTAGTACATCGGTTGGatattgtcatttaaaaaagtggttttgaaaaaatctaaaaaaagagaaaaatttagttgcagaaaaaaaaaagattcttgtTACTTGGCTGCAACTGAAAAGTGAACAAATATTGCCACAATAGTTCTAAACATTGTAATGGGGCTATTCataacaaagtttaaaaaggtttaaagctGCTTGTTGGTCTATAGTTTGCCAGTTTTGAACTTCGATATTTTGAGGTTGCTGATGTTTCCATCAAGCCAAAAAGTTGCCATCAGAGTACAGAGAAAGGTCGGCAATGACGCATTGGCCGCTGCAGGCCCGCAGCTGGAATGAGGAGAGGCCAGATTGATAGAGAACAATACAGAGATGCGCCCTGGATAATGACTTTGAACTTTTGCATTTTACCTGATGTTCATGTTCTTGACATTAAATCTCTTATATTTTTCAGCCCAGACCAACCAAAAACTGGAGCCTCTGATTGTGTTTATTTCCAAAAGTACTATAATATCCACCTCTCTTTATCATGCTCaatctgcattttgtttttaaggttaCTTAGTTTCTTAATAAACTaccaacaacttaaaaaaaatagttggaacataaaaaaaagaaattgttttcaTCCCTTCTATTTTTATGATGTGTCATAACATCTTTTGAATGAGAACCAGATTATACTcttgctgtatttttaaagttcatCAATGAAATTCACTGTTGGGAATAATCCCTGAGCTGTCTCGATAGATTCACATTCCCAGCTGTGGCGTCCCTAATCCCTTTGCAGCCCACAGAGAAGCTTCCACACTATTCAGTGGCGGATGATGACAAACAGCATTTAATCATTTGTCTTGCAGTGCAGCCTTCAGAATTACACAACAACATTTGGTACATTTGTTTATCGgtagtggggtttttttatttcttagttttttcaCAGTGTGAGAAATCAATTCTACATTTCAAACTGCCAACAACCAGCCAATACGtccagtttttaaatgtgtgtgccAAACGAAATCTGCAAGACATTGCACAAGTTTTATGCATATTCAAAACTAGTCCTTATCACACCATACAAAGCccattgttttcttgttgtgtCTTAGAAAACCTCTCCAAAGATCATTTGGAGATCAGCAGAGATTTCAATGTCTTTTTAGATGATCAAAGAttggtattttgttttcatttggtcAGTTTTATGACTTCCACTGTTGGATAACTGACTATGAATGCTGCCAGTTGCCGCTTGTATTTTTCCTAAGTACTGACTTAAGGCTTAGTGTGCAGATGCCGTCCTGTGGGCTTCAAGTTCCTTCTCATAATCTCCCTGTGTATTTGTCAGTTAAGGTAATAcatcaacaaaaacagttaaaaacatgaatttaaagGTGCATAACTACAGGTGCAAGTcatatttagatgtttttctgtcctCATTGATTGATTTCTgatcaaatatttcatttccaTATGGTTTCAGTGTTTACAATACAAgacaagccaaaaaaaaaaacaaccatagGATTATAAAAAGTCATGTTGATAGATATTTACATTACCTTCCTTTTAGCCCGGAGTTGTGCATGATAGTTTTCAGATGAGTCTCCTGGGATCTCACTTCCCCACAGCGACACTCCAATTATGGTGTAAGTAATGCCCATCACAGCTAACGGCAGCATATAAACCAGGACAGTAACTATGATGTGATACCTGGACAAATAAAGACATACATTACCAATATTCCCCAGAGCATGTGacagacaaaatgttaaaagggAGAATCTGCTAGATCTGCTAAAACTGACAGTCTTCTAGAAATTCTAATAATGATGATTGCCGTCAGTGTAACCTCACATGAAGGGGTCGTCCACCATGCGGGGCCAGGCCACATAACAGAAGGTTCTCCCTGGTAGAGTTCTGGTGGTGGAGAAGTAGCAGAGAGGGAAGGCAAGAGCCACAGCTAGGGTCCAGATGCAGAAGATAACTCCTAGTGTGACTTTAGCCGACAGACGAGGCTTCAGAGGATGAATGATGGCCATGTATCTGTTTGTTGGACATCACAAtacacaatcaatcaatcaatcaatcaatcaaattttatttgtatagcacatttcagcagcaagaaatttcaaagtgctttacatcatatcaaacacagaaacacaaagtcatcaagtggggggttcttgcttttgcatccataaaaggtttaccggttacactactgtgttatatggaacgaAATAcctattggtatttttattcccactcacgctcacaatcacgcGGTTTAAAACGGAAACACAAGGGAACTGTGGTCAAATGTAAGCATGTTTCTAAAAATTGACTTTCTAAAACCTGAACATAGGTTGTCCTCCATCGACTGTCCAAAATAAAGTCGCCACCTGAATTTAGGAACGTATATCTTTGTTTCAGAAATTTACCTTGAAAAGTTGCAGTGATTAGTTTTTGATTTCTTAACGTACTAGAGATGTATCCTGTGTTTGTAGAAAAGATGTTATCTGATTTCAGAAATCTAAAATTATTGCCATTAATCAAGCAAAGAAAATATCCGACAAGAATCCTGACATTATTAAAACTAGGCAAAGGATTGCCTGTAACGTATAATTAAGTTACAGGCTAATGATTAAAACTGGAAGGATAgagggaaaataattaaaactggaAGGATAGAGGGAAAATAATTATCTGCATTGAAAACAAGGGCCTGAAAATACTGAAACATTTGGGCCAATATTaatttctgacattaatatTGCTGCTATGGCTGATAACCAATATTTACCAATGTTATTTATAGGAAATGATAGGATAGTACAAAAACATCCTTTTCAGGTCAAAATGACCTGAAACATCATCTATTACTAAAATACACAAACTACACAAACTACACAAACTAAATCTCATGAAAACTGATGTTAACTTGGTCCAAGCTGACTGAATTTGAGCCACTTTCAAAGAAATCggagttaaaatattttttcttgatgTACAAAATTTTTGGTTTCTTGGTTTAGTTCATAAGAATAATTGTACAAatctaaacataaaacacagaaatgacgAAATGTACTTCTTTTCTCTGCTAAGTTGTGGGAAGAATAGTCAGATTGAGATTTATTGCTGTCAAGACgttaaaaaatattgatgtgacttacaatgaaataaactgaaaccaaatgcttttatttagtttttccagGGATCAGAGTTATCACATGCACTGTCCAATCAACTACGGCTAAAGCACACTGTGAGTTGTTTTGTGTTGCCCTACCTGTCTAAGGCTATCGCTGCCATGGAGTAGATGCTGGCAAACACAGCCGTGACCGGGAAGAAGTTGTGGAACCTGCAGTAGACGTCTCCAAAGTACCAGTCACCGTGGGCTGCGTAGATGAAGTTGATGAGGGTGTTGAAGGCAGCCATGGAGAAGTCAGAGAAAGCCAAGTTCAGTACGAAGTAGTTGGTGACAGTCCTCATCCGCTTGTGAGCAAGAATGATCCAAATTACAATCAAATTGCCGAAGACTGCCACTGCCAGCACTGTGACGTATGCCACGGACCAGAGCGCGATGCGCCACGAGGGCTGCGCGAACTGGTTGGCCAAGACTCTGCTGGTGGCCGTGCTGGTGGTGTTGGAGCCATCCCGTTCAGGGGCCATTCCCCGAGGGTCCTCAGAGGGATCTCCTGCTCCGAAATGACTCTGATGGGAAGGAGAGAGTGGTCCTGATGCTTGGAGCGCAGCGCGGCAGAAATGGAGTGGGCGTACCCCACGCGTCGTGAGTTAAAAGGGGCTTAGGTGGGTCCTGAGGGAAACGCATCATAAATTACTCCCGCTAGCCCCCTCACACAGTCCTGAGAATAAATCCTCCAgtcattatgtttttatagtcCAAACACAGGTTGTTTATGTCTCAGAGAATAGTGCATAAAAGATCaagatgaaatgtaaatatgatcACTAAGCCTCACTTGAAAACTGAATGGACAATATTAGtttctcttttcaaaataaaagctggcaAGCGTTCATTCGAGGGTTATAAAACGATTATTCCCTGTCCTAAAGGCATCTGAGGTGTTAGGGGTTGCTCTGGATGTGATACCGTTAATCCTTTGGCAAAGCTCAGATATGTGGGGTTTTATGAATGCTGGTTATATAATCATAATCTCACTGTAAAGCACATGATGAAAATCCTTGGTTTATTCTGTCTTGGAATGTTTCTTTTAATAGAGAAACTATTTTTGAAAGAGgtttttgtggcttttatttagTAGTTGGAGAGGAGGGATGgcaaacagaaacttttgaAGACGTGCAACAACTGATCAAACCAAGGGCTACTGTGTTGTGAACTTCACAACACAGTAGCCCTATGCATGGTGCAACTGCTCTACTGAGCCATGTAGCACTCTAACCTAATTTATACATAAACCATCCACAATGTGATTTCTGCGTGCgaatcacattttgtcatgacaACAGATAAAGTGTGTTACAGTGCTGATAATCTGTTTGCTTTGATTAAAACTGATGACTTATTAAAACTCCAATTTAATTATCTGACACAAAACTTAAGAAATTTGCAGATTATTGAGGATTCtaattggaaaataaatgtagattGAAAGAATATCATAAAGATACACCAACAATATAAACATGCGGACACTTTTAAGTAGTCGCTTATAATGAAAGTACATAAAGAGAATTAGAAGGTTAGGCAGACAGAACACAATATGAACAATTCATGCAATTCAGGTGGAGAGCTCTCCTTATCTTTGTGCGTCTAAAATCCTTACTGGAGGTTTGTATAAACAGAAGATTAAGTTCAAGGTTCAGTCACATGAGTGAGGATTACCTGTTACAAAATGAACTCTTGTGCCTTTTTCTCAACTTAAAGTGACATTtactgttgttgctgttgtttaaaaaagaaaaaggaaaaattacaaattagtGCACAACTATTTCAAATGACATACAAATTTACAACAGTGACATCCATATACTCTGGTAAGTCTAAATAGAATTCAATGCAACTAGTTACTACAGGAGTCACTAGTAAATCTGTCCATCTGTTATAACATGACAGATGGAGTTATAATATGATATCAATAACTccaactgttctgtgaaggcctcagggGTTTATTATCGAATATTAGCGAACATTCGAAgcagaaacatcagaaacagATAGATTCATCTGAAAAGAGACagtgtaaacaaacacaaaaccaaattAGCACAGTGAAAAGATAACATATGTTTGGAGATCACACACCatcacaaaaatacacagaacaaagatacaaaaactgtaataaagAAGATCATAATGCAtacagaaaaagtgaaaagcaTCAGAGATGACAAAATGAATATGAAACCCTTTAGTGTTGCATCTTTGTCATGCAGCCTGCAAAGTCCCACGGCCCCGGGGACCACAAGGTGTTTTAATCACCTGCACAGTCTACAGATGTTGGGGATTTTACATCAAACCTGACATTACCTCACATGTTCTCTCACTGGAAAGCACCTTAATGCCATTAAAATTAACCAATTAAGCGACACACCACAAGATATAACAAAGGAGATGTTTtatgtgaagtatttttaatcatgttttaatttaatcctattttaagcaattttatcttttgttgAGCACTTTCTGATACTATTTAGTGTCTATCACAGAGATTATTCTGTTGGTTTTCTGATGTTCCAAACTGCCAATTAGTGAAGTTTTTACCCgctgagcttgttttaatgaaCCTCCATTGTTGGTTCGTCTCCTGTCAGATCCGGATTTCACAGTCTATCCTTTTTCTAAAAGCTGAAATCACCTTTTATCTGTCACTTATTTACTGCTAGGAACATAAATCACGCAAGCTGTGCCCACTGTGAAAAGACCACAAGAAGGTCAGAGAGTGTGTTTTCCTCCCAGCATGGTCTCATTACGCAGAGGCCACTTTGCTTAGACCACTCCCTGTCTCAAATGTCACTGTTCGAGGCGCTTCCAAACACGCCCTGTCCTCCATATTTAAAAGGTCACTATCTACCAAGGAACAGAACGGATCATTAGCCTCACCCAAAATGATTCTCCTTGGCTTACATGTGAATAATTCAGGTATAATTTAATCAAAGGGGGATAACAGCGTGGCACAGGGTGGGCTGTTATGCTCTGGGTTTGATTTGTGTGTGAATTAAAGAGCAAGTCACATTCAATAAGTtagaattttaatgaaaagttcATGTATTTCTGTAACTCAGCTCACAAGTAAAACACATTagataaattacacacagactgaagTTTTAAAGCGTTTATTTCTGAATGATATATTGCATCagatcagtaaaaaaaacattcttaatgcagaaatgtgggtgtagtgaaaaatatgtttcatatCTGCTTAAAGGTACTTTGAATCTGACAGACAAGCTTCACTGGAACCCTAactctaatttactgaatatgactgtagcataaaacaacaaaatgctcACATTTGTTCACAAACGATTGCAAAACAGTAAGTGTTGATGAGGTTCTGAacattctttattatttatacaAAACTGAATGCCAAAAAGCTTTCTTACAGCGTAATGCTGCTGCCACCATATTTTCCATTAGGTATTCTCTGTGATTTTAGTCTCTTCTAATCAGAGCACCCTTTTCCAGATGTTTGCTGTGTGTCCTtcatggcttgtggcaaactgtaAACAAGACCTCTcatggttttcattttggtACTTTTCCACAAAGGGCAGGTTTGTGGAGAGCATGACAAATagcttttctgcttttactctCACCTGAGCTGAGAATTTCTGACACTCCCTTAGAGTTTCCATGGGCACCTTCCATGCTTCTCTGGTTAATGCTCAACCTTATTTGGCTTGACAACAGGAGTAATAGGctattacttggtaagattgcAGATGTACAAAAACCTTTCTTTGGATGATGAAATCAGTAGTGAGATGCTTAAAGCTTGGCATGTTGTTTCATAacttcttcaaaacatttttcctgactTGTCAGGTGTGTTCCTTGGTCTGCATGATGCAGTTTGATCATTAAGTTATCTAACAAACCTTTGAGATCTTCATAAAACAGATGGATTTTACCaaaatgtaataatgcatgAAGGGTGTGACTTTTCAAGGCCATTGGTTgcactggtttttatttaagggCACCAAAGTAACAAAGGCTGATTACAAATGCTCATCACACTTCTCAAATTACTACCTGCTAACATTAATTCTCCTTTGACTTTACAGGTTTGTACTACATTGTGCTGTGTCCATCACATGAAACCGCAGCAAAATACAAAGAGCTTTGTGTCTGAGATttgaaacaatataaaaaaagtttaagtgaGTATACTTGTAAGTCACTATTTATTATGCTTTAGTCAATAATGGTTGTGTCTGTACAGCATTACAAAAAGTGAAAACGTTCAAGAAGGATAAATAGATATTGTAAGAAAGTGTAAATTCTACCCCCCAaaaattaaagctaaattaaagATCATAtgtaggaaaaagaaagaaaagaaaacaaatcctcTTCTGCTTTATCTGATTGTTACTTTCACTCCAATTTTTGTTGTTCACACTATTggttggaaaaaatgttttttgttgtttttgtttgaatcaAAACAGATTCTGCTGAAGTAAATGAGCgaggaagagaaacaaagagagagaaagcagcTTACCATCTAGGGATGTCCCCAGCAGGATTACATGCCTATAAAAAGAGTTGGACTTGTTTCTCCAGGGAGAAGTGACAGACAGAAGAGGTTGTAATGAACAGAAACGTCTGAGAGTTGTGAGGTAATGGACCTTGTTAAGGTGTTTtaagacatttacaaaaaatactaatttaatTAATCTGAAGTAGCATGTAGATGTAAGAAGAcgtaaaaatattgaaattctGATTGTGGTCTTGAAGCATGTTAATGCTTAAGTGCATTTTAAATTATAGATATTAGTTGGATTCCTGGTTTTAGGCTGTGCATATGTTGCTCAATAGTTTGCTACCACAGAGTACAGAAAAATAACTAAGGACACAATTAAGCTTCTTGTCAGATATTGCGATCAGTGATGGTGGTTGATGTAAGAgcagttaataaaataaatcccaaaTTACTACAAAGCTGCTGCTTTACTTTTGTTGTTGCAGTGTTTCAAAGTTAAACCACACTGAGAGCGACTCCTGCTGGTCtggtaggggaaaaaaaagagggcgAGTTTCTGTTACATCACAAAATGTTCTGCTGTATGAAATTGGAgctgtttgaaaataaagagGTGGGCCAAGCGAATGAGGAAGACACAACACAAGAAGTGTTGTTGCTAGCTTACAATTGACACACTATGTGAGAGTTTAGAGGAAGTCATGTCAGGTGGTGTGGTTCATTTTCAGCTCTGTTTGTGCCGCCGCCTTCAAAGTTCAAAGGTTGTTGTAGTTTAGTGAATGGTTGACAGGGCTGAAAACTCTCAGGTAAGCTATGCAGTCTTA
Proteins encoded in this region:
- the tacr3l gene encoding tachykinin receptor 3-like → MAPERDGSNTTSTATSRVLANQFAQPSWRIALWSVAYVTVLAVAVFGNLIVIWIILAHKRMRTVTNYFVLNLAFSDFSMAAFNTLINFIYAAHGDWYFGDVYCRFHNFFPVTAVFASIYSMAAIALDRYMAIIHPLKPRLSAKVTLGVIFCIWTLAVALAFPLCYFSTTRTLPGRTFCYVAWPRMVDDPFMYHIIVTVLVYMLPLAVMGITYTIIGVSLWGSEIPGDSSENYHAQLRAKRKVVKMMLIVVVTFALCWLPYHVYFIVTGLNKRLIKWKYIQQIYLSVLWLAMSSTMYNPIIYCCLNSRFRAGFKQVFRCCPFIRMSSYDELELQSTRLRPCHQSSMCTLSRVDTSILSKSKSICSRGNRSKANSEQNNKDS